A DNA window from Microcystis aeruginosa NIES-843 contains the following coding sequences:
- a CDS encoding class I SAM-dependent methyltransferase, translating to MNRKINPFNQDTKNQSYSERLLNKQTAKWKEILDVQAPYRWNLQRLNLGFTLDIGCGIGRNLMNLKGNGIGIDHNFHSVEVCRARGFMAFTPEEFQQSSFDEPEKFDSILLAHVAEHMSYLEVINLLNDYVYLLKNHGKLVIITPQEAGFKSDATHVEFMNFAKLKAIARELDSKIIKQYSFPFPRIVGKLFKYNEFVSLSQKEK from the coding sequence ATGAACAGGAAAATCAATCCTTTTAATCAGGATACCAAAAATCAGTCCTACTCGGAACGATTGCTGAATAAACAGACGGCAAAATGGAAAGAAATATTGGATGTTCAAGCTCCTTACCGTTGGAATCTTCAGAGGCTAAATTTAGGTTTTACTCTCGATATTGGTTGTGGAATAGGCCGTAATCTGATGAATCTGAAAGGAAATGGAATTGGTATTGACCACAATTTTCACTCAGTTGAAGTCTGCCGGGCTAGGGGCTTCATGGCTTTCACACCGGAGGAATTTCAACAGTCATCATTTGATGAACCAGAAAAATTTGATTCTATTTTATTAGCCCACGTCGCAGAACACATGAGTTATTTAGAGGTAATTAATTTACTTAATGACTATGTTTATTTGTTAAAAAATCATGGCAAATTAGTTATAATAACTCCTCAAGAAGCTGGTTTCAAGAGTGATGCAACCCATGTAGAATTTATGAATTTTGCTAAATTGAAAGCAATTGCTAGAGAACTTGATTCCAAAATTATTAAACAATACTCTTTCCCTTTTCCACGGATAGTGGGCAAATTATTTAAGTATAATGAATTTGTCTCTTTAAGTCAAAAAGAGAAATAA
- a CDS encoding glycosyltransferase family 39 protein: protein MKTVTKLALIALLWITIINPANVPPDTDVRLKMAHALWTGTEEVSLPPNYRPSSRLDHVGVLGVDGKRYEAYDIGQSLLMLPADWIGTQLSKVFPSIKPYLLREFAVSFLVVIPLNVLVVLSCYWLLRLFDFQEKIAASASLIWLLGTTVLHYAQTFQQNNPVLLCVILGYACALAYIKTNKVTYVFLSGLAIGAAIIIRSTTIIYALTVFGFLISCLIYKNFKLNQIFKTAILWNVGLFPFLFVSRLFNYLRFGDFWTTAASLSIEQIRNGAIFSGLPELPPNYPFIHPPYVGILGVLFSPAKSIFIYDPFLLPCLVLGIILFNKLTPYIRIYFISSIFALVFHIILTSKLDFWHGDGSWAARYHVTSVHLLLVPLIALLILEMLSINRLKRWLISSLVVLSILVQFASLVFDPSVNSGVVIFAEPKSFLSFRLAERIDSVSCLIGLSRSQSCLTEEKYSKSDLAGRKYSKSALASRVYFWPLKSNKAQGLLWTIWGFLLITALISTLLFLVIG, encoded by the coding sequence ATGAAAACAGTCACAAAATTAGCTCTTATTGCCCTACTCTGGATAACAATAATCAATCCTGCCAACGTACCTCCAGATACCGATGTTAGGCTAAAAATGGCCCATGCCCTGTGGACAGGAACTGAGGAAGTTTCTTTACCCCCAAATTATCGTCCTTCCTCTCGATTAGACCATGTTGGTGTTTTAGGAGTAGATGGAAAACGATATGAAGCTTATGATATAGGACAATCCTTATTAATGTTGCCCGCAGATTGGATTGGCACTCAACTCTCTAAAGTTTTTCCTAGTATTAAGCCTTATTTATTACGAGAATTTGCGGTTAGTTTTCTTGTAGTTATCCCTCTAAATGTATTAGTTGTTCTCTCTTGTTATTGGTTACTTAGACTATTTGATTTTCAGGAGAAAATTGCGGCATCTGCCAGCTTGATTTGGTTGCTAGGTACTACCGTTCTCCACTATGCACAAACTTTTCAACAAAATAATCCAGTCCTACTTTGTGTGATTTTAGGTTATGCTTGTGCTTTGGCTTATATTAAAACTAACAAAGTAACTTATGTTTTTTTGAGTGGATTGGCAATCGGAGCGGCTATTATAATTCGCTCGACAACTATCATTTATGCTCTCACAGTTTTTGGTTTTCTAATTAGCTGTCTAATTTATAAAAATTTCAAGCTGAATCAAATCTTTAAGACAGCCATACTCTGGAACGTCGGCTTATTTCCTTTCCTTTTTGTCAGTAGATTATTTAATTACTTACGCTTTGGGGATTTTTGGACAACGGCAGCATCCTTAAGCATTGAGCAAATACGCAATGGAGCAATCTTTTCAGGGTTGCCAGAATTGCCCCCTAATTATCCTTTCATACACCCTCCCTACGTTGGTATTCTCGGCGTTCTCTTCTCACCAGCTAAAAGTATATTTATTTACGACCCGTTTCTTTTACCGTGTTTAGTATTGGGGATTATTTTATTTAACAAATTAACACCTTATATACGAATATATTTTATTTCCTCAATTTTTGCACTTGTCTTTCATATTATCTTAACCAGCAAACTGGATTTCTGGCATGGAGATGGTTCTTGGGCTGCTCGTTATCACGTTACCTCAGTTCACCTACTGCTTGTTCCCTTAATAGCTTTGCTAATCTTAGAGATGTTATCGATTAATCGACTCAAACGATGGTTAATTAGCAGCTTGGTTGTTCTTTCTATTTTGGTTCAATTTGCTTCTCTTGTCTTTGACCCTAGTGTAAACAGTGGTGTGGTCATCTTTGCAGAACCAAAAAGTTTTTTGAGTTTTCGTTTAGCTGAACGTATCGACAGTGTTAGTTGCTTAATTGGTCTTTCTCGATCCCAAAGTTGCTTAACTGAGGAAAAGTACAGTAAGTCTGATCTCGCCGGTAGAAAGTACAGTAAGTCGGCTCTCGCCAGTAGGGTGTATTTCTGGCCTCTTAAATCCAACAAAGCGCAAGGATTGCTCTGGACAATTTGGGGATTCCTCTTGATCACAGCTTTGATCAGCACTCTACTTTTCCTAGTGATTGGGTAG
- a CDS encoding glycosyltransferase yields MNDHLWLSVLIPTYNGDKYLKDTLDSILEQNERNVEYIIIDDGSTDRTLSIIKNYEDKIPIKLFERKRIGNWVANTNFALQNASGDYVCLLHQDDLWLNNRLKIIKEILNDYPDTDLLLHPSIFIDDRGKKLGLWTCPLPAFPKYVNRDILIERLLIQNFISIPAPIFKREIALQVGGMNEKLWYTADWDLWLKIAFHERDEKIIYYPYPLSAFRIHSSSQTVVRSSKTGEFYNQLNVVAHDYLDRWEVSTYRKKRIRSLAEFSIQVNTILARMAHGERSRLELIKLLLSSFSLGFLGVYKYLRYSRIQERIIARLKANII; encoded by the coding sequence ATGAATGATCATCTGTGGTTGTCCGTATTAATTCCCACTTATAATGGAGATAAGTATCTAAAGGATACTCTCGATTCAATCCTTGAACAAAATGAGAGAAACGTCGAGTATATTATCATTGATGATGGCTCTACTGATCGAACTTTATCTATTATCAAAAATTACGAGGATAAAATTCCTATCAAGCTTTTCGAGCGTAAAAGGATAGGCAATTGGGTTGCTAACACTAACTTCGCTTTACAGAATGCCTCGGGAGACTATGTATGTTTATTACATCAAGATGACTTATGGTTGAACAATCGTTTAAAAATAATCAAGGAAATCCTTAATGATTATCCAGATACCGACTTACTTTTACACCCTTCAATCTTTATCGATGACCGAGGGAAAAAGTTAGGTTTATGGACTTGTCCTTTACCAGCTTTTCCAAAATATGTTAACAGAGATATTTTAATCGAGAGGCTGTTGATTCAAAATTTTATCTCCATTCCTGCTCCAATTTTTAAAAGAGAAATTGCTTTACAGGTGGGGGGAATGAACGAAAAACTTTGGTATACAGCCGACTGGGATCTCTGGTTAAAAATCGCTTTTCATGAACGAGATGAAAAAATCATTTATTATCCTTATCCCTTGAGTGCATTTCGCATTCATTCAAGCTCTCAAACCGTTGTCAGAAGCTCCAAAACTGGAGAGTTCTATAATCAATTGAATGTGGTTGCTCACGACTATCTAGATAGATGGGAGGTGTCAACCTACAGAAAAAAAAGAATTCGATCACTTGCTGAATTCTCAATACAAGTGAATACTATTTTAGCGAGGATGGCGCACGGTGAACGTTCTCGATTAGAGTTAATTAAGTTACTCCTATCGAGTTTTTCGCTTGGTTTTTTAGGAGTTTACAAATACTTACGATATTCGCGCATCCAAGAACGCATAATTGCTAGACTAAAAGCTAATATAATTTAG
- a CDS encoding GtrA family protein, which yields MKFIAVNRLFRSSFFRFCLVGVFCAFQNILILYLLTNYLKLHYVLSIFVQMFYVNTLGFYLNRKYTFTGRIKIGSILGELIKYHGIMLSSSFAVAIAMYFLVDLFKVWYLSAYIILTILMTIYNFLAHKKWTFTRK from the coding sequence ATGAAATTTATCGCAGTTAATCGTTTATTCAGAAGCTCATTTTTTAGGTTTTGCCTTGTGGGTGTCTTTTGTGCATTCCAAAATATACTAATTCTATACCTTCTGACCAATTACCTAAAATTGCATTACGTTCTCTCGATTTTCGTGCAAATGTTCTATGTAAATACATTGGGATTCTATCTGAATCGAAAATATACATTTACAGGACGAATAAAAATTGGAAGTATTTTGGGAGAATTAATCAAGTATCATGGGATCATGCTTTCTAGTTCTTTTGCGGTCGCTATCGCTATGTATTTCTTGGTTGATTTATTCAAAGTATGGTACTTGTCCGCTTACATAATCCTTACTATACTAATGACTATTTATAATTTTCTTGCCCATAAAAAATGGACTTTTACTCGAAAATAG
- a CDS encoding glycosyltransferase, producing the protein MSKPWLSVLIPTYNGEKYLVKALNSIAIQDDFDIECLAIDDGSTDETLAILQYFQTKIPLKIVQREPQKNWVANTNYLLNMARADYVCFLHQDDMWLTWRLMILKKLTIQFPEANLILNPSIFVNIQGQKLGLWRCPLPSYPIMISSEQMISKLLVQNFISIPAPIFKREMALKVGGLDEKLWYTADWDFWLKLAQDGQIIYYPKPLSVFRIHSHSQTVTRSSYIQDFRQQLESVIDEHLEAWNTSSQTKSKIRKIANFSIAHWRNFIFTRYRRFSVCFIHLECSTLWSLMSSRSHGNCHSFRTRFSLGSTGDFFQFLFKCFGTKTKMKTAEDKLIGG; encoded by the coding sequence ATGAGTAAACCTTGGCTGTCAGTTTTAATTCCCACTTACAATGGGGAAAAATATTTAGTAAAAGCCCTAAACTCTATTGCTATTCAAGATGATTTTGATATAGAGTGTCTGGCTATTGATGATGGTTCAACAGATGAAACCTTGGCAATACTCCAGTATTTTCAAACCAAAATTCCCCTAAAAATTGTTCAAAGGGAACCGCAAAAAAACTGGGTAGCTAATACTAATTATCTACTCAATATGGCCCGAGCCGATTATGTCTGTTTTTTACATCAAGATGATATGTGGCTAACCTGGAGATTGATGATTTTAAAAAAGCTAACCATTCAATTTCCCGAGGCCAATTTAATTCTTAATCCTTCTATATTTGTCAATATACAAGGGCAAAAATTAGGACTATGGCGATGTCCTCTACCTTCTTATCCAATAATGATTAGTTCGGAGCAGATGATTAGTAAATTGTTAGTGCAGAATTTTATCTCTATTCCCGCACCAATCTTTAAGAGAGAGATGGCTTTAAAAGTAGGTGGTTTGGATGAAAAACTATGGTACACGGCTGATTGGGATTTTTGGCTAAAATTAGCTCAAGATGGACAGATAATATACTATCCCAAGCCCTTATCGGTCTTTCGCATTCATTCTCATTCCCAAACCGTTACTCGTAGCTCTTATATCCAAGATTTTCGACAACAGTTAGAATCTGTTATAGATGAGCATCTAGAAGCATGGAATACTTCTAGTCAAACCAAGAGTAAAATTAGAAAAATTGCTAACTTCTCCATTGCTCATTGGCGTAATTTTATTTTTACTAGATATAGGCGGTTCAGTGTATGCTTTATACACTTGGAATGCTCGACTTTATGGAGCCTTATGTCCAGCCGTAGCCATGGGAATTGTCATTCCTTTCGTACCCGCTTTAGCCTTGGCAGTACGGGTGATTTTTTCCAGTTTCTTTTTAAGTGTTTTGGGACTAAAACAAAGATGAAAACAGCCGAAGATAAACTTATAGGGGGTTAA
- a CDS encoding class I SAM-dependent methyltransferase, with translation MPIGTFVRNLLGPWEKPISDIYRNIFIDLADLTHQIHKWVNPEIILELGCGEGALTELLASAYPSSHIIGIDITPRVGRMFQGNLDHVRFEQKSIQEFVAETPQSVDLVVISDVMHHVPWSMHEEFLTYAGKSVKPNGYIILKDWCKNNSPIHYLCYLFERYITGDKVKYKTTKQFRDMIYKLFGKQSILLESTVRPWKNNIVFLIKISS, from the coding sequence ATGCCGATAGGAACATTTGTTCGGAACTTGTTAGGTCCTTGGGAAAAACCAATTTCTGATATTTATCGAAACATTTTTATTGATCTAGCTGATTTAACTCATCAAATCCATAAATGGGTTAATCCTGAGATAATTCTAGAGTTAGGCTGTGGGGAAGGTGCTTTAACTGAACTTTTAGCGAGTGCCTATCCTAGTTCACATATTATAGGAATCGATATTACTCCTAGAGTAGGACGGATGTTTCAAGGAAATCTCGATCATGTTCGGTTTGAACAAAAATCAATTCAAGAATTCGTTGCAGAAACCCCCCAAAGTGTCGATTTAGTCGTCATTAGTGATGTTATGCACCATGTTCCTTGGTCAATGCATGAAGAATTCTTAACTTACGCTGGTAAATCCGTAAAACCTAACGGATATATTATTCTCAAGGATTGGTGTAAAAATAATTCACCGATCCATTATTTATGCTATCTATTTGAGCGGTATATTACTGGTGATAAGGTCAAGTATAAAACTACCAAACAATTTCGAGATATGATATATAAACTCTTTGGTAAACAATCGATTCTCCTTGAGTCTACCGTTCGTCCTTGGAAAAACAATATTGTTTTTCTAATTAAAATTTCTTCATAA
- a CDS encoding ATP-dependent Clp protease ATP-binding subunit, translating to MFERFTEKAIKVIMLAQEEARRLGHNFVGTEQILLGLIGEGTGVAAKVLKSMGVNLRDARVEVEKIIGRGSGFVAVEIPFTPRAKRVLELSLEEARQLGHNYIGTEHLLLGLIREGEGVAARVLENLGVDLSKVRTQVIRMLGETAEVAAGSSSQGRTKTPTLDEFGSNLTQMASEGKLDPVVGRQKEIERVIQILGRRTKNNPVLIGEPGVGKTAIAEGLAQRIANKDIPDILEEKRVVTLDIGLLVAGTKYRGEFEERLKKIMDEIRQAGNVVLVIDEVHTLIGAGAAEGAIDAANILKPALARGELQCIGATTLDEYRKHIERDAALERRFQPVMVGEPSVEETIEILYGLRERYEQHHKLKILDEALEAAAKLSDRYISDRFLPDKAIDLIDEAGSRVRLINSQLPPAAKELDKELRQILKQKDDAVRGQDFEKAGELRDREMEIKTQIRNLASTKKGEDGNDEPFVDAEEIAHIVASWTGVPVNKLTETESEKLLHMEDTLHQRLIGQEDAVKAVSRAIRRARVGLKNPNRPIASFIFSGPTGVGKTELTKALAAYFFGSEDAMIRLDMSEYMERHTVSKLIGSPPGYVGYNEGGQLTEAVRRRPYTVVLFDEIEKAHPDVFNMLLQILEDGRLTDAKGRTVDFKNTLLIMTSNIGSKVIEKGGGGLGFEFADNQAEAQYNRIRSLVNEELKQYFRPEFLNRLDEIIVFRQLNKEEVKEIAEILLKDVFKRLTEQNITLSVTDKFKERLIEEGYNPAYGARPLRRAIMRLLEDVLAEEILSGRVSDGDTAMVDIDEEGKVKVISGERRELIAPVIE from the coding sequence ATGTTTGAAAGATTTACGGAAAAAGCCATTAAAGTAATCATGCTCGCCCAAGAAGAAGCCCGCCGCCTTGGCCATAACTTCGTGGGAACAGAGCAGATTTTACTAGGACTAATTGGAGAGGGAACGGGAGTTGCCGCCAAAGTCCTCAAGTCCATGGGTGTCAATCTCAGAGATGCGCGCGTGGAGGTGGAGAAAATCATCGGTCGCGGTTCCGGATTCGTAGCCGTGGAAATTCCCTTCACCCCCAGAGCCAAACGAGTTTTAGAACTCTCCCTCGAAGAAGCCCGTCAACTGGGCCATAACTATATTGGCACAGAACACCTCCTTTTAGGACTAATTCGCGAAGGGGAAGGTGTGGCCGCTAGGGTTCTGGAAAATCTCGGCGTGGATCTCTCGAAAGTTCGCACCCAAGTGATCAGAATGTTAGGGGAAACCGCCGAAGTGGCCGCCGGTTCATCTTCCCAAGGTCGCACCAAAACCCCCACTCTTGACGAATTCGGTTCCAATCTCACCCAAATGGCCAGCGAGGGTAAACTCGATCCCGTGGTCGGCCGACAAAAGGAAATCGAGCGCGTTATCCAAATTCTCGGTCGTCGTACCAAAAATAACCCCGTCCTGATCGGGGAACCGGGGGTAGGTAAAACAGCGATCGCAGAAGGATTGGCCCAACGCATCGCTAACAAGGATATTCCCGACATTCTCGAAGAAAAACGGGTTGTCACCCTCGATATCGGCTTGTTAGTGGCAGGAACCAAATATCGCGGCGAATTTGAGGAACGCCTCAAAAAAATCATGGACGAAATTCGCCAAGCGGGTAACGTCGTCCTTGTTATCGATGAAGTTCATACTCTCATCGGTGCCGGGGCAGCCGAAGGGGCGATCGATGCGGCCAATATTCTCAAACCGGCTTTGGCCCGAGGAGAACTACAATGTATCGGGGCGACGACCTTGGATGAGTACCGCAAACATATCGAACGGGATGCGGCTCTAGAAAGACGTTTTCAACCGGTTATGGTCGGTGAACCCTCCGTAGAAGAAACGATCGAAATTCTCTACGGTCTCCGGGAACGCTACGAACAGCACCACAAACTAAAAATCTTAGATGAGGCCCTGGAAGCGGCGGCGAAATTGTCCGATCGCTACATTAGCGATCGCTTTTTACCGGACAAGGCGATCGATTTAATCGATGAAGCTGGTTCGAGAGTGCGCTTGATTAATTCCCAATTGCCCCCAGCAGCCAAGGAATTAGATAAAGAACTGCGGCAAATTCTCAAACAAAAAGATGATGCGGTGCGCGGTCAAGACTTCGAGAAAGCTGGGGAATTGCGCGATCGGGAAATGGAAATCAAAACCCAGATCCGGAATCTCGCTTCCACCAAAAAAGGCGAAGATGGCAACGATGAACCCTTTGTGGATGCCGAGGAAATCGCTCACATCGTCGCTTCTTGGACTGGGGTTCCCGTCAACAAACTGACCGAAACCGAATCCGAGAAACTGCTGCACATGGAAGATACCCTGCATCAGCGTCTCATCGGTCAAGAGGACGCAGTTAAAGCGGTGTCTCGCGCCATTCGTCGCGCTCGCGTCGGTCTGAAAAATCCCAACCGTCCCATTGCTTCCTTTATCTTCTCCGGTCCAACGGGGGTAGGTAAAACCGAGTTAACTAAAGCTCTGGCCGCTTATTTCTTTGGTTCCGAAGATGCGATGATCCGTCTCGATATGTCGGAATACATGGAACGGCACACGGTTTCTAAGTTAATCGGTTCGCCTCCGGGTTATGTTGGTTACAACGAAGGGGGACAATTAACGGAAGCGGTGCGTCGTCGTCCTTATACGGTGGTGCTATTCGACGAAATCGAAAAAGCTCACCCCGATGTCTTCAATATGCTTCTGCAAATCCTTGAAGATGGACGTTTGACCGATGCCAAAGGTCGCACGGTGGACTTTAAAAATACCCTGTTGATCATGACCTCGAACATCGGTTCTAAAGTCATCGAGAAGGGTGGCGGTGGTTTAGGTTTCGAGTTTGCCGATAATCAAGCCGAGGCCCAGTATAATCGCATTCGATCGCTGGTTAATGAGGAATTAAAACAATATTTCCGTCCGGAATTCCTCAACCGTCTCGATGAGATTATTGTCTTCCGTCAACTCAATAAGGAAGAAGTCAAGGAAATCGCCGAAATCCTGCTCAAGGATGTGTTTAAACGTCTGACAGAACAAAATATTACTTTGTCTGTCACCGATAAGTTTAAAGAACGCTTGATCGAGGAAGGTTATAATCCGGCCTACGGCGCTCGTCCCTTACGTCGTGCGATTATGCGTCTGTTGGAAGATGTTCTGGCTGAGGAAATTCTCTCCGGACGGGTTTCTGATGGGGATACGGCTATGGTCGATATCGATGAGGAAGGTAAGGTGAAAGTTATTTCGGGGGAAAGACGCGAGTTAATCGCTCCCGTGATCGAATAA
- a CDS encoding glycosyltransferase family 2 protein, with protein sequence MLENQVRADAASNEQIPTLELSIIMPCLNEAETLATCIGKARDYLEQHKIAGEVLIADNGSSDGSQEIATNSGARVVPIPERGYGSALRGGIAAAKGQYIIMGDADDSYDFTNLSPFLEKLRQGYDLVMGNRFQGGIKPGAMPVLHKYLGNPVLTWLGRLFFGSPCGDFHCGLRGFSKQAIEQLNLRTTGMEFASEMVVKASLYGLKITEVPTTLSPDGRSRPPHLKTWRDGWRHLRFLLMYSPRWLFLYPGLALMFLGLIATIWFMTQPRVHTLLYSATALIIGFQIVSFAIFTKAFAISEGLLPEDRKLRRFLRYINLEVGLIIGVILLVLGMGGSLYALYIWNARLYGALDPAVTMRIVIPSVTALALGVQVVFSSFFLSVLQLKRK encoded by the coding sequence ATGCTGGAAAATCAGGTCAGGGCAGATGCCGCCTCTAATGAGCAGATACCTACTCTAGAATTATCGATCATCATGCCCTGTCTCAACGAGGCGGAAACCCTGGCCACCTGTATCGGCAAAGCACGAGATTATCTGGAACAACACAAAATTGCGGGAGAGGTGCTAATCGCCGATAATGGCAGTAGCGACGGTTCCCAAGAAATTGCCACTAATTCAGGGGCGCGGGTGGTTCCTATCCCAGAAAGGGGTTATGGTAGCGCCCTGCGGGGAGGTATCGCCGCCGCCAAAGGTCAATACATTATTATGGGGGATGCCGATGATAGCTATGACTTTACCAATCTCTCGCCTTTCCTAGAAAAATTGCGACAGGGTTATGATTTGGTGATGGGCAATCGTTTTCAGGGCGGAATTAAACCAGGGGCGATGCCAGTATTGCATAAGTATCTGGGCAATCCTGTCTTGACTTGGTTAGGACGGTTATTTTTTGGTAGTCCCTGTGGTGATTTTCACTGTGGATTGCGCGGGTTTAGTAAACAGGCAATCGAACAATTGAACCTACGCACCACTGGCATGGAATTCGCCAGCGAGATGGTGGTGAAAGCATCCCTCTACGGCCTGAAAATTACCGAAGTACCAACCACTTTATCCCCTGACGGTCGCAGTCGTCCCCCCCACCTAAAAACTTGGCGCGATGGCTGGCGACATCTCCGATTTCTGTTAATGTATAGTCCTCGCTGGTTGTTTCTCTACCCCGGATTGGCTTTAATGTTTCTCGGATTAATAGCCACGATTTGGTTTATGACCCAACCCAGAGTTCACACCCTTCTCTATTCAGCCACAGCTTTGATTATTGGCTTTCAAATTGTCAGTTTTGCCATCTTCACAAAAGCTTTTGCCATCAGCGAGGGTTTATTACCGGAAGACCGAAAATTAAGACGATTTTTGCGTTATATTAATCTGGAGGTGGGATTGATCATTGGCGTAATTTTATTGGTACTAGGTATGGGCGGTTCACTGTATGCTTTATACATTTGGAATGCTCGACTTTATGGAGCCTTAGATCCAGCCGTGACCATGCGGATTGTCATTCCTTCCGTAACCGCTCTAGCGTTGGGAGTACAGGTGGTTTTTTCCAGTTTCTTTTTAAGTGTTTTGCAACTGAAGAGAAAATAA
- the dapF gene encoding diaminopimelate epimerase, protein MKIPFTKYQGLGNDFILIDNRHSPEPLITAEMAVAMCDRHFGIGADGVIFALPGQAETDYTMRIFNSDGSEPEMCGNGIRCLAQFIARLEANNAIGRTYRIHTLAGTIIPRLEANEQVTVDMGPPQLLGSEIPTTLVKGSEKVLAVPLEVEGKDWLVTCVSMGNPHCVTFVGDLASIPLETIGPKFEHHPVFPQRTNVEFVEVIAPDYMKMRVWERGAGITLACGTGACAVVVAALLTGKCDRRCTVELPGGCLQIHWSQTDNRVYMTGPAKAVFEGIYPI, encoded by the coding sequence ATGAAAATCCCCTTTACCAAATATCAAGGCCTAGGCAATGATTTTATTTTGATAGATAACCGTCACAGTCCCGAACCCCTGATCACAGCGGAAATGGCCGTGGCTATGTGCGATCGACATTTTGGCATCGGCGCCGATGGCGTGATTTTTGCGCTTCCCGGCCAAGCGGAAACCGACTACACCATGAGAATTTTCAACTCTGATGGTTCGGAACCGGAAATGTGTGGTAACGGTATTCGCTGTCTAGCCCAATTTATCGCCCGTTTAGAGGCTAACAACGCCATTGGCCGCACCTATCGCATTCATACTCTAGCAGGAACGATAATTCCCCGTTTAGAAGCCAATGAACAGGTAACGGTTGATATGGGACCGCCGCAACTCCTAGGCAGTGAAATCCCCACCACTTTAGTCAAGGGGTCTGAAAAAGTCCTCGCGGTTCCCCTAGAGGTGGAGGGCAAAGATTGGTTAGTTACTTGCGTTAGTATGGGTAATCCCCACTGTGTCACTTTTGTGGGTGATCTGGCCTCTATTCCCCTGGAAACTATCGGGCCAAAATTTGAGCATCATCCGGTTTTTCCCCAACGGACTAATGTGGAGTTCGTAGAAGTAATCGCGCCGGATTATATGAAGATGCGTGTCTGGGAAAGAGGAGCGGGAATTACTCTCGCTTGCGGCACTGGTGCTTGTGCTGTGGTGGTGGCAGCCCTGTTGACGGGCAAATGCGATCGCCGTTGTACCGTGGAACTGCCCGGTGGTTGTCTTCAGATTCACTGGTCCCAAACCGATAACCGGGTTTACATGACAGGTCCTGCTAAAGCTGTTTTTGAGGGCATTTACCCCATCTAA
- a CDS encoding Hfq-related RNA-binding protein: MSQFDPGLPSIKQVQSYIQEKREVEIKLSTDDLLVGRILWQDVNCLYLVDHYDKPTLIWQQSLVYLRPKA; encoded by the coding sequence ATGTCTCAATTTGATCCTGGTCTGCCGAGTATTAAACAAGTACAGAGCTATATTCAAGAGAAACGGGAAGTAGAAATTAAGTTAAGCACCGATGATCTCCTCGTTGGTCGCATCCTTTGGCAAGATGTTAACTGTCTATACCTAGTCGATCACTACGATAAACCCACTTTAATTTGGCAACAGTCTCTGGTTTATTTAAGACCTAAAGCCTAG
- a CDS encoding chlorophyll a/b-binding protein, translated as MTARGYTTEEQGRLNNFAVEPKMYVDSSSSLGFTKNAEKLNGRLAMIGFVSLLAIELLTGKGIIAWITSL; from the coding sequence ATGACTGCCCGCGGCTACACCACCGAAGAACAAGGAAGACTGAATAATTTTGCTGTCGAACCGAAAATGTACGTTGATAGTTCTAGCAGTCTCGGTTTTACCAAAAACGCTGAAAAATTGAATGGCAGACTGGCCATGATTGGCTTTGTCTCTCTTTTAGCCATTGAATTGTTAACCGGTAAAGGAATTATTGCTTGGATTACCAGTCTCTAA
- a CDS encoding BrnT family toxin: MAYQWNRAKAAANLRKHGIDFADAVSVFSDDLAITIPDERFDEERFVTIGVDVFGRVLVVVYTMRGDEIRFISARKATRQERQQYEEG, translated from the coding sequence ATGGCTTACCAATGGAATAGAGCTAAGGCAGCAGCCAATCTTCGCAAGCATGGTATTGACTTTGCTGATGCAGTATCCGTTTTCTCCGACGATCTGGCAATTACGATTCCAGACGAACGGTTTGATGAAGAACGGTTTGTCACAATCGGTGTTGATGTGTTTGGTAGAGTTTTGGTGGTTGTCTATACGATGCGAGGCGATGAGATCCGGTTTATCTCTGCCCGCAAAGCAACTCGTCAAGAACGGCAGCAGTATGAAGAGGGATAA